In a genomic window of Streptomyces katrae:
- a CDS encoding sensor histidine kinase, translating into MRTKAVAWAGGVLYAVAVGLLIGGGPRASGTVHGIGALLAAGLLVGVLRRSPVVALALTLLGSTAVLACPPRSAQVDLSASSQGQFLPYLAVDLVLGFIVATRARRVSAVAVGATLVVQMLLVGGFAHGDTMTVYLVLAVLAMAAACTAGLLSRERREHAVELRAQEVTEAVVAERLRIARELHDMVAHSIGIIAIQAGVGSRVIRTQPEEAREALRAIETTSRETLSGLRRTLVALRQADPDPESSGRVPLTPSPGLVDLERLAAATADAGVRVDLRRDGQQRPLPADIELSAYRIVQEAVTNVVRHAGTGHCRVHIDYGDGELSVEIVDDGRGVAGEDGPAHGFGIVGMRERVALLNGRLSAGPRPEGGFRVAARLPLPGTAAAPVEARG; encoded by the coding sequence ATGCGAACGAAGGCCGTGGCCTGGGCGGGGGGCGTCCTCTATGCGGTCGCGGTGGGTCTGCTCATAGGGGGCGGGCCGCGGGCCTCTGGCACGGTCCACGGCATCGGGGCGCTGCTCGCGGCGGGCCTGCTCGTGGGCGTCCTGCGACGGAGTCCGGTCGTGGCGCTGGCCCTGACGCTCCTCGGTTCCACCGCGGTGCTCGCGTGTCCCCCGCGCTCCGCCCAGGTGGATCTGTCGGCTTCGTCCCAGGGCCAGTTCCTGCCGTATCTGGCGGTGGACCTCGTCCTCGGCTTCATCGTCGCGACTCGTGCACGGCGGGTTTCGGCCGTCGCCGTGGGCGCGACCCTCGTCGTCCAAATGCTGCTCGTCGGCGGCTTCGCGCACGGCGACACCATGACCGTCTACCTCGTGCTCGCCGTCCTGGCGATGGCGGCGGCCTGCACGGCCGGTCTCCTGAGCCGGGAGCGGCGCGAGCACGCGGTGGAGCTGCGCGCGCAGGAGGTGACGGAAGCCGTGGTCGCCGAACGACTGAGGATCGCGAGGGAGTTGCACGATATGGTCGCGCACAGCATCGGCATCATCGCCATCCAGGCCGGGGTCGGGAGCCGGGTCATCCGAACGCAGCCCGAAGAGGCCCGCGAGGCTCTGCGCGCCATCGAAACCACCAGCCGGGAGACCCTGTCGGGCCTTCGACGCACGCTGGTCGCGCTCCGCCAGGCCGACCCGGACCCGGAGTCTTCGGGGCGGGTACCGCTCACGCCGTCGCCCGGTCTGGTGGACCTCGAACGGCTGGCGGCGGCGACCGCGGACGCCGGCGTACGCGTGGACCTGCGCCGCGACGGGCAACAGCGCCCGCTGCCGGCCGATATCGAACTGTCGGCCTACCGTATCGTCCAGGAGGCGGTGACCAATGTGGTCCGCCACGCGGGCACCGGTCACTGCAGGGTGCACATCGATTACGGGGACGGGGAACTATCCGTGGAAATCGTCGATGACGGGCGGGGCGTCGCCGGCGAGGACGGCCCGGCCCACGGGTTCGGCATCGTGGGCATGCGCGAGCGGGTCGCCCTGCTGAACGGACGCCTCAGCGCCGGGCCCCGTCCCGAGGGCGGCTTCCGGGTGGCGGCGCGGCTGCCGCTGCCCGGCACCGCCGCAGCTCCGGTGGAGGCCCGAGGATGA
- a CDS encoding response regulator: MTAPLRVLLADDQPLVRSGLRVIMADHPDLEVVGEAATGAEAVQLVGDLCPDVVVMDIRMPGMDGIEATRLITAGPATARVLVLTTFDEDDHVYGALRAGASGFMVKDMALDDILAAIRVVAAGDALIAPGVTRRLIAEFAGRPAAAPARSPRRIEGITEREREVLTLVGRGRSNTEIAEDLFITVATAKSHVSRLLTKLGARDRVQLVITAYETGLVTPSG, from the coding sequence ATGACCGCTCCCCTCCGTGTCCTGCTGGCCGACGACCAGCCGCTGGTGCGGTCCGGCCTGCGCGTGATCATGGCCGACCACCCCGACCTGGAGGTCGTCGGTGAGGCCGCCACGGGCGCCGAAGCGGTCCAGCTGGTCGGGGACCTGTGCCCCGACGTCGTGGTGATGGACATCCGGATGCCCGGCATGGACGGGATCGAAGCCACCCGGCTGATCACCGCGGGTCCGGCGACCGCCCGCGTGCTCGTCCTGACCACCTTCGACGAGGACGACCACGTCTACGGCGCGCTCCGGGCCGGAGCGAGCGGCTTCATGGTCAAGGACATGGCGCTCGACGACATCCTCGCGGCGATCCGCGTGGTCGCCGCCGGCGACGCGCTGATCGCCCCGGGGGTCACGCGCCGTCTGATCGCGGAGTTCGCCGGGCGCCCCGCAGCCGCCCCGGCCCGATCCCCACGGCGGATCGAGGGCATTACCGAGCGGGAACGGGAAGTGCTGACCCTGGTCGGGCGCGGCCGGTCGAACACCGAGATCGCGGAGGACCTCTTCATCACGGTGGCCACCGCCAAGTCCCACGTGTCCCGCCTGCTCACCAAACTGGGTGCCCGGGACCGGGTTCAGCTCGTGATCACCGCCTATGAGACGGGGCTCGTCACGCCGTCCGGCTGA
- a CDS encoding ABC transporter ATP-binding protein, with product MIEVHELTKRYGGKTAVDQLSFTVRPGRVTGFLGPNGAGKSTTLRMILGLESPTGGAATVSGVPFNSHRRGLRHVGALLDAGQVHGGRTATAHLSALARSNGISPRRVDVLLHDVGLAEAANRRIGGFSLGMKQRLGVATALLGDPPVLMFDEPVNGMDPEGVLWMRRLFQRLAAEGRTVFLSSHLMSEMENTADHLVVIGRGRLIAAESVRDFAARSTGVGVVVGTRQAAELTAVLTTAGASVEPEGSAGAERLTVTGLPADRIAALAFTNGILLNELTTRTASLEEAFMELTADSVEYQAGQPR from the coding sequence GTGATCGAAGTACATGAACTCACCAAGCGCTACGGCGGCAAGACCGCCGTCGACCAGTTGTCCTTCACCGTGCGGCCGGGCCGGGTCACCGGCTTCCTCGGCCCCAACGGAGCCGGCAAGTCCACCACCCTGCGGATGATCCTCGGCCTGGAGTCGCCCACCGGCGGCGCCGCCACCGTCAGCGGAGTCCCCTTCAACAGCCACCGTCGCGGCCTGCGGCACGTCGGAGCCCTCCTCGACGCAGGCCAGGTCCACGGCGGCCGCACCGCCACCGCGCACCTGTCCGCGCTGGCCCGCAGCAACGGGATCTCCCCGCGCCGGGTGGACGTGCTTCTGCACGACGTGGGCCTGGCCGAGGCGGCGAACCGCCGCATCGGCGGGTTCTCGCTGGGCATGAAGCAACGGCTCGGGGTCGCCACCGCCCTGCTCGGCGACCCGCCGGTGCTGATGTTCGACGAACCGGTCAACGGCATGGACCCCGAAGGCGTGCTCTGGATGCGCCGCCTCTTCCAGCGCCTCGCGGCCGAGGGACGCACGGTCTTCCTCTCCAGCCACCTCATGTCGGAGATGGAGAACACCGCCGACCACCTCGTCGTCATCGGCCGGGGCCGGCTGATCGCGGCCGAGTCGGTACGGGACTTCGCGGCCCGCAGCACCGGCGTCGGCGTGGTGGTGGGCACGCGGCAGGCAGCCGAGCTGACGGCGGTGCTGACCACCGCCGGCGCATCGGTCGAGCCGGAGGGATCGGCGGGCGCCGAAAGGCTCACCGTGACCGGACTGCCGGCGGACCGGATCGCCGCGCTCGCCTTCACGAACGGAATCCTGCTGAACGAGCTGACCACCCGAACCGCCTCGCTGGAGGAGGCCTTCATGGAACTCACCGCCGACAGCGTCGAATACCAGGCAGGACAGCCCCGATGA
- a CDS encoding LysE family translocator, translated as MIALTAVGGVALVELGMALTPGPNMIHLASRAITQGRRAGLVSLGGTAVGFLCYLLAAAAGLSALFAAVPVAFTVVKLAGAAYLAYLAWGMLKPGGRSPFAPAHDLPPLSDARLFATGLLTNLLNPKIALMYAALLPQFLDPQAGPAGGQLLQLGGVQIVVGISVNALIMLAAARVSGFLAARPRAMTAQRFTAGGLLGAFALHTALSRTPGPA; from the coding sequence GTGATCGCTCTGACCGCAGTCGGAGGAGTGGCCCTGGTGGAACTGGGCATGGCACTGACTCCGGGACCGAACATGATTCACCTCGCCTCGCGTGCGATCACTCAAGGCCGCAGGGCGGGTCTGGTCAGCCTGGGTGGGACCGCCGTGGGATTCTTGTGCTACCTGCTGGCCGCGGCCGCGGGCCTGTCCGCGCTGTTCGCCGCCGTGCCGGTGGCCTTCACGGTGGTCAAGCTGGCCGGGGCCGCCTATCTGGCCTACCTGGCCTGGGGCATGCTCAAGCCCGGCGGCCGCTCCCCCTTCGCCCCCGCCCACGACCTCCCGCCGCTCTCCGACGCCCGTCTCTTCGCGACGGGGCTGCTGACCAACCTGCTCAACCCCAAGATCGCTCTCATGTACGCCGCCCTGCTGCCCCAGTTCCTGGACCCGCAGGCGGGTCCGGCCGGGGGGCAGCTGCTTCAGCTCGGGGGTGTCCAGATCGTCGTGGGGATATCCGTGAACGCCCTGATCATGCTGGCCGCAGCACGCGTGTCAGGGTTTCTGGCCGCCCGGCCCCGCGCCATGACCGCCCAGCGCTTCACGGCGGGCGGCCTGCTCGGTGCCTTCGCTCTGCACACGGCGCTGTCCCGCACTCCCGGCCCCGCCTGA